The following proteins are encoded in a genomic region of Asterias amurensis chromosome 5, ASM3211899v1:
- the LOC139937115 gene encoding uncharacterized protein, protein MMAVRGKDGRFYYTLKEFSFDAFDKSGRMSIWKLSKVFEGLRALVNPHILPRHVFGKKLLFIRAQQFTIYPKFYTKITQNRAVNLVTSHSHIGRTSFSAVEELIDVLTDEVLVHGRYHCVVVSAETRRPIPIPSEIANSIQVVQPSDGEHPLRDPKFLEKLPKCFSNARTVMPSDTDSNKHLNQADYLRYGFDCVSMAAVNGKLSAFHDDMAFSNTKQVWIRYLSEAVVGEEIRSTCWEDGDNPRLIWVEFTKGSEVICQCQIEYYKENMKITHEPLPSPKL, encoded by the exons ATGATGGCTGTGAGAGGCAAAGATGGGCGCTTCTACTACACTCTGAAAGAGTTTTCTTTTGACGCCTTTGACAAATCAG gtCGAATGAGCATATGGAAGCTTTCAAAGGTTTTTGAAGGGCTGCGGGCTTTAGTAAATCCACACATCCTACCGAGACATgtgtttggaaaaaaattattatttatccgAGCTCAACAGTTCACAATTTATCCCAAATTTTACACAAAGATAACGCAGAATCGGGCTGTGAATCTCGTAACAAGTCATAGCCACATTGGAAGGACCTCATTTTCTGCTGTTGAAGAGTTAATTGATGTGCTGACTGACGAAGTACTCGTCCACGGAAGATATCACTGTGTTGTAGTGTCTGCAGAGACTCGTCGCCCAATACCCATTCCTTCTGAAATAGCCAACTCCATTCAAGTGGTACAACCCTCAGATGGAGAGCACCCTCTTCGCGACCCAAAGTTTTTAGAAAAGTTGccaaaatgtttctcaaacgCGAGAACTGTGATGCCAAGCGACACAGACTCCAACAAGCACTTAAATCAGGCAGACTATTTGCGCTATGGTTTTGACTGTGTCAGTATGGCAGCAGTTAATGGCAAATTGTCCGCCTTCCATGATGACATGGCCTTCTCCAATACAAAACAGGTGTGGATAAGGTACCTCTCAGAGGCAGTGGTAGGGGAGGAGATTAGGAGCACTTGCTGGGAGGATGGTGACAACCCCCGTCTTATCTGGGTGGAATTCACCAAGGGGTCAGAGGTCATTTGTCAATGCCAGATTGAGTATTACAAAGAAAACATGAAGATCACACATGAACCCCTTCCGAGTCCCAAACTATAA
- the LOC139937429 gene encoding myosin light chain 3, skeletal muscle isoform-like, whose translation MSYSKTQLNDFQTKFALYDKRGDGNIGPDELGDALRACGLNPSAAEVDAISKGFAGKRLSFDEFLPLHASLLSTAQTKGTATEFTEGLQMLDRDRNNLVPASELRHVLTSLGEQMTEEEVDKLLKSFTDAKGMVNYPEFVKRIMSG comes from the exons ATG TCATACTCGAAAACACAATTAAATG ATTTTCAAACAAAGTTTGCATTATACGACAAGCGAGGGGATGGAAATATCGGTCCCGATGAGTTAGGAGATGCACTGCGGGCATGTGGGCTCAATCCATCGGCAGCGGAAGTGGACGCAATCTCAAAAGGATTCGCTG GAAAACGCCTTTCGTTTGACGAGTTCTTGCCCCTGCACGCTTCTCTGCTCTCGACGGCACAGACCAAAGGAACAGCAACAGAGTTCACCGAAGGCTTACAGATGCTTGATCGGGATCGGAATAATCTGGTTCCCGCCTCGGAACTACGCCATGTTCTCACTAGTTTAG GAGAACAAATGACAGAGGAAGAGGTTGACAAATTACTGAAGTCTTTTACAGACGCAAAAGGAATGGTGAATTATCCAG AGTTCGTCAAACGAATAATGTCCGGTTAG